A stretch of DNA from candidate division WOR-3 bacterium:
CCATCGGGTTTTTTCCAGATTATTCTGTCTCGGTATCTAAAGCCAGCACTCTGGAAAATTTTTATAGCATCGGCTACAATCGGAAATTTTTCGCCATTCACTAACATATCATCAATATTTAAAACCGCAATTCTTCCATCTTTTAAAACCCTATAAACTTCTCGTGCCACTTTATTAAGAACTCCAAGATATTGTCCGTAATTTTTGAATAAACCATTGTAGTCAAAAGGTGCATTAAAATAGGGTGGAGAGGTAACCATCAAATGTACACTTTCATCGGCAATTTCTGCCATACTCATACAGTTACCGATTATCAACTTGTGGTGAGTGCCCATTTTTACCTTGCGGTTAGAAATTCTAAATGTACCTTAAGATAGTCATCAGAAAACTCCTCGGGTAAGGGCGGGAGTTTTTTGGTCAATGCGACCGCGCGGATTGTTGATTCATTATAGATTTCATCGCCTGAGTCTTCTTCAACCCTGATATTAGAAATCACACCATTTTTATCAACTTCAAAATAGACAATTGACTTTAATATTACATCTTTATCCCGGTATGGATTATTCCAGTTCTGGGCAATTTTGTTTAATAAGATATTCAAATAATATGAATATGTAAATCCCCGACCACTGCCGGTATAAATCTGGGGTCTGATATCGGGAAGTCCATCAGGTAAGCCTTTCTTTTTTGTCTCCTTGGTCGGTTTGGACTCCTTTGTTCCTTTACTATCTTTTGTAGTTACCGCCTTCTTTTCTTCAGGTGGCTTCTTTTCTTCAACCTTTTTCTCAGGTTCTTTTATTGTAGGTGGTGGCTCGGCAGGTGGCTCAGGAATACCTGCAACCTTTGGTTGGGGTAAAGGCGCAAGGCTTACTTTATAGACTTCCATTTTGGGAATTGACTTGAATGTATTCCTTGAAGAAAGGGCAATTGTGCCAAATAAAAGAAGGTGGAGCAAAATGGAAAGGAGTGTAAAACGGTTCATTCTTCCTGTGGTATTTCAGCAACGAGTCCTAAATCCTTTACCCCTGCCTTTCTCATTCTGCCGATCACTTCAATAACAAATCCATAATCAATATCCTTATCGGCACGAAGATAAACCATAACTCCAGGTGGTTTTTTATCAAGAATCTTTTTTAATTTTGATTCAAAATCTTCGGGTTTGACCCCTTCATTTTCAATAAATACCTGTTTGTTTTCTTTTATAGATATTGTTATTCCTTCTTCGTCATGGGGCAGCGATGCATCAGTCCTTGGAAGATTGACATCGATACCTGGCGTCATCATTGGCGCGGTGATAATAAAAACGACAAGAACAGTTAAAGCAACATCAACAAGATTGGTAAAGTTTAAGTCCTGAATCAAACCGCTATTTCTATTGTTTTTCATAATGGCGGATTGGTAGGTGTTTCAATCAATCCTTTTTTCATCTTTGCAAAGACTTCACTGATAAAATTGTCAAGTTGTGAATCCAGTTTAATTATTCTACTACGTAATAGATTATTGAAAATTAATGCCGGAATTGCAACAAGGAGTCCATAAACAGTAGTAATCAATGCATCAGAAATTCCCGGTGCAACAACCGTGATATGGGCAGAGCCACGGGCACGAATCTGCAAAAATGATTCCATAATACCCCATACTGTTCCTAAAAGTCCCAAAAATGGGCTCGCAGCAACAATCGTTCCGAGTATCGGCAACCCGGATTCAAGGGTTTCTATCTCTTTAGCCTTTGTCCGTTCCATTGCAAGTTTTATATTTTCAGCAAGTTGCAGGTTGACGGGGTTGCTTGAAAATTTGAGCGATTTAAATTCATCAATGCCGTCTTTTAATATCTTCCCATATGGATTATCCATTAGCAAATGTCCAAGATTTTCCATTTCTCTTATATTTTTATGGAATTGATAACTCATCAAAAATGCCTTGCTCCGCCTGTTGGTCAGTGCCAGTTCATATAACTTTTTAAAAAACAGCGCCCAGGACCAGATAGAGAAAATAACTAAAATAATCATTATAATCTGGGCAGCAAGTCCGGATTCAATGAAGACACGGAATATATTCACTTTTTCAACCTTTCTTTTGCAAGTGAGGCTTCAGGGGCATTGGGAAACTCCTGAATTACCCTTTCAAAATATGTCTTTGCAGTCTTGGTATCTTTTGCCTCCTCGTAAATTATACCGATTTTATACAAGGCGGTGGGACGTTTGTTACTCTGGGGATATTTGTTAATTAACTCATTGAAGGTATCAACTGCGTCCTGTCTTTTTCCGAGCGAATAGTAGCATTCACCAATCCAGTACATAGCATTATCAGAAAGCGGCGAATCAGGGGCAACTTTTAGATAGGAACGAAACCCGGTTATTGCTTCGTTATAATTACCCTTCACATAATTATGATAAGCAGATTCATAAATCAATCTTGCTTCAGGGCTTACCGAAGACACATCTTCTGAATCGGCAGATACTTTTTTGCCGCGGGATAATCTTTCATTTATTTGGGTTAATTGTGATTCTTGTTCACTTAGCCTTGTATTTAACATCTCAAGTTTTTCTGCAAGTTCTTCGGATTTTGTATAATAATCCGTGCGTAATTGGGACATTTCTTTTGATTGTTGTTGTAAGATACTATCAAACTTTGCTGTATAGTATCTCAGACTATCCATTTGCCAGTTGAAATTGTTGAATCGGGTGCGACTCAGACATCCAAAACAGCAAAGGTAAATAGAAGGTAGAATAATAAGCCAGGGCTTAAAAGGGGTAATCAGGGACAGAAATCTTAAATTTCCCTGATTCCCCCTGATATTCCCTGATACTTCGTGTTCTTCCATTTTTTCTACTTCATTATTACAAATTCACAACGTCGGTTTCTTTCTAATACCTTCGGGTCTAAAGGTCTTTCTTCACCATAACTCACCGTAGATAATCTATCCGATGCAATCCCCAACATGATTAGATAATCCCTTGCTGATTTTGCCCTGCGCTCACCAAGAGCCATATTATACTCGGCAGTTCCGATCTCACAGCAGTGTCCTTCTATTATTACTTTTACTTCTGGATATATTTTAAGCATCTCGGCATTCTTTTTCAGGGTCTCAGCTGCATCCTGTCTGATGTCGGATTTATCAAAGTCAAAGAATATTCGCTCCAAAACAAGTTGTGGTCTGGTCTCCACAACGGTTGTTTCTTGAGGAACAACGACGGTTGTTTCCTCTGGAGCAGGTTCTACAGGTTTTACCACCTGCTTCTTTGGGCAACCAAAAAATACAACAGCAATTAATATTATAGGGATAGTTAGTTTAATATAGCGCATTATGCCTCCTTTCATAGGTTAATTATATTAAAATTGCATTCAAAGTCAAGAAAAATCGGTTCTGCAATGTCCTATTATTCAAAGGCTTAAATATCGGTATACCTTTTTAGACATTAAGGTATATACTGGAGTTAATTTTTTTGTGACTGGAAATCGTTTCTGTAAAAACTATTGGATAATCAGAACCGATGAACCCGAGACCTTTGAATATTTTATATTCAGTAGCGCCTGATTCGCATCTTCTAATTTGTATTCATTTATTTCAGTTCTAATCTTGAATTTCCCTACAAGATTTAAAAATTCCCGTACATTCTCTCTTGATGTATGGGCGACCGAGGTCAAAGTCTTTTCCGGATAGATATGGGAATAATCAAAGCCAGGCAAGGGCGTGGTATAGATACCCGCTGAGACCACAATCCCTCCTTTATCAATCTTTTTCAACGCCTTGACCAGCAGTTCGCCGCTGGGAGCAAAGACAATAACGGCATCGAGTAAAATTCCCATCTCGTCATCAATCCTCCCTGTCCATCTTGCCCCGAGTCTTTCGGCGAGTTTAAGTTCTTTTTCTGTCCGTGATACGACATATGTTTCTATACCGAGATGGTTACAAACCTGTAACAAGATATGGGCGCTTGAGCCAAAGCCGAATAAACCCAATTTTCCGGAATTTTTCAACCCCGTTGCCTTAAATGCCTGATAACCAATGACCCCCGCGCACAACAGTGGGGCAACTTCTTTATCATTGTAATTTTCTGGAAGCGGATATGCGAAATCTTCTTCAATAATCACATATTCAGCAAATCCACCGTCCGCATCATAGCCCGTAAACTTTGGGTTATCGCATAAATTTTCTCTTTCTGATTTACAATATTTACACTTCCCACAGGTCTTATACAACCAGGGGATACCGAGTCGGTCACCCAGTTTGTAATTTTTTGCTTCTTTACCAAGTTTATCGACCCTTCCTACAATTTGATGTCCTATAATGACCGGCATTTTATGGGCGGGTAATTCACCCTCGACTATATGCAAATCGGTTCTACATACACCACAGACATTTATCTTCAATCTAATTTCGTTATCTTTGGGCTCGGGAACAGGAAGTTTTTTGAGTATTAATGGCCGATTTTCAATTAGATCCTGTTTTTCTAACACCATTGCCTTCATTAAAACCTCTTTTTATAAATATGGCAGACTGGTTGTTGCCCTTTTTTCTCGTAATAATCCTGGTGATAATCTTCGGCTTTATAAAATTTAGAGGCGGGGAGAATTTTTGTGACGACATTATAGCCTTTTGTCCTCAATATACCGATTAATTTTTCCGCAATTTTCTTTTCTTCTTCATCATTGTAAAAAATAACGGATTTATATTGTTCGCCAATATCCGGTCCCTGTCCATCGGGCTGGGTTGGGTCATGGATCTCAAAGAATAGTTTTGCCAATTCTTCGTATGACACTTTTTCAGGGTCGTAGGTTACTTCAACGGTTTCATAATGACCGGTCTTACCGGTCTTTACATCCTGATAATTAGGATTTTGTAGCGAGCCACCCATATAACCCGATACTGCTGAGACGACCCCTTCTTTTTTGTCAAAATAATATTCAACACCCCAAAAACATCCACCAGCAAAATATGCCTTTTTCATCTTCATAAGTTTTATTTTATCTTTTTTTACCAAAAAATCAATACATTTTGGGCAATATAAGGAGTTTGGTTGACAATTCCATTAATTTGGTTATAATATAGAGTTATAAGGAGGGCTAGTCCTAATCGGTAAGGCAGCGGACTTGAAATCCGCCGGGAGCAATCCCTTGGGGGTTCGAATCCCTCGCCCTCCGTGCATAGTAAGAAAAGAAGATAAAAAGTGGTTCGTGGATTAGGGTTGAGAAGTTGGAGAGGTGGCCGAGTGGTCGAAGGCACCCGCTTGCTAAGCGGTTTCTCATCGAGAGATGGGACGGGAGTTCGAATCTCCCCCTCTCCGTTTGTAAGTGGTTATTCTGTGGGCTGTGGATATATAGAGATATTTGCTGTGGGTAAGTCTTATTTGATAATTTTTTAAAGCTTAGTAGCAGAGTTTACTCTGCAGTTAATTATCATAAATTTTATGAAGCAAGAAATAAGAGTCAGGATAGCGCCGAGCCCTACCGGTTTTTTTCACATTGGTAGCGCAAGAACTGCTTTATACAACTGGCTATTCGCACGCCATCATAATGGTAAATTTATTTTAAGAATTGAAGATACAGATGCAACCCGTTCTTCAAAAGAAATGACAAAAGTAATCATTGATTCATTAAACTGGCTTAAACTTGATTGGGATGAGGGACCGGAAAAAGGTGGAGATTACAGTCCTTATTTTCAGTCAGAGCGCAAAGAGATATATAAAGAATATGCAAAAAAACTTATTGAGGAAAATAAGGCATACTGGTGCTATTGTACTCCAGAAGAAATAGAAAGAGAAAGAGCCGAATTTTTCAATAAAAAAATGAACTGGCAACATCGTTGTCGCGAGAAATTTTCACAAGAAGAAATAAATAGACGAAAAAATACCGGGATAGTTCCAGCATTGAGATTTGTTGTGCCACTTGATAAAAAAATTATATTTACTGATATCATACACGGAGAAGTTGAAAAAGAATCTGCCGCTATTGAAGATTTTGTAATTATGAAATCCGATGGAATGCCAACATACAATTTTGCATGTGTAATAGACGACTTCCTAATGAAGATCAATTATGTTATTCGTGGTGTTGAACATATCGCTAATACACCAAAACAAATACTACTATATAATGCATTTAATATGCCTGTCCCACATTTTGCCCATTTGCCGGTAATTCTTGGTAAAGACAAAAAGAAACTATCAAAAAGACTCGGTGCCCGTTCGGTCCTCGAATATAAAGAAGAAGGGTATCTATCAGATGCCCTGATAAATTTTCTTGCATTACTCGGTTGGTCTCCAGGTGGTGATGAAGAAATTATGACCCGAGAGCGAATGGTAGAGCTTTTTTCTCTTGAGAGGATAAACCCCGCAAACGCAATATACGATGAGGCAAAATTAGAATGGTTGAATAACCATTATATAATTAATCGCATTGACGAAAAAAGCTTTCTTACAAACATATTGCCGTTTTTATTTTCAACCGGATTTTTAACTGAAGATGATTATAATAAAAGAAAAGAATGGGTTGACCGTGTATGTCTATTGATGAGACCAAGATTGAAGGTTTTTAAAGATATTGCCAAGGCAAAATATTTTTTCACCGATGATTTTGAATATGAGCCCGAGGCATTAAAAAAATATTTCAATGAAAAAAGTGTATTATTGGTTAAGGAATTCAATCAAAGATTAGAAATAATAAAAGACTTTAATGCCAAGGACATAGAAGAAACTTTGAGAGATTATTGTACTAATAAACAGATAAAGGCAAAAGAGTTAATCCATCCATTAAGGGTTTATATTACGGGCACTGAGGCAGGGCCAGGACTTTTTGAAACTATGGAATTAATCGGTAGGGAAAGATGTATAAAAAGGATAACACAGATAATCGAAAAATATGAAAATAGAGCAATTTGAAAATAATGTTCAGAAAAGGGGAATTGAGGCGTATCTTAGTCTTCCCGCATTTTTATCCATTGTTTCATCGGCAATTGAAACATTTAAGAAAGAAACTATCGGCTATCTGGTCGGGGTTAAAGGGGAAAATAAATATGTTGTTGAGTATGCAATACCATATCAAACTGCGGATAGTGGATTTGCCCATGTTACGGTTGATTTAAAAAGGGTGGAAAGGGTTAATTCAATATTAAGATTATTATCTGAGGGATTAGAATATATTGGTGAGTTTCATTCTCACACTGCATTTGGAGAGACAAAGGCATATACCACACCCTCGGGAGAGGATTTGTTGACAACCGTTCCGGGTGAATTGAATATTATCTGTGCGGTAAATTCAAAGAAACGGTCTGTGAAGTGGTATGAAGATAAAAGGGGTGTACTTATCGGGACTGTGGATGAATACAGGATTGAAATTGGCGGTTATTTTGTCAAAAAACCTACGGTGGGCAAAAAATACCAAAGGGTGCGAATAAAATGTCCGTCCGTAACCGGAATCGGAGCGAAAAAATAGATGGAGATATTTGGTATTGGTATTGACTTAATTGAGGTTGCAAGGATAAAATTGGCGATTGAAAAACATAAAAAATTTGTTGATAAAATATTTTCACCTGAAGAACTCAGATACTCCGAGCGAGGTGTTTTTCGTTATGAAGAACTTGCCGGAAGGTTTGCGGCGAAAGAGGCCGTTTTAAAATCAATTAAAGTTGGATGGCGTCAAGGTATAAGTTTCCGAAATGTTGTGGTGTTGAATGAGAAAAGCGGTGCCCCTTATGTTGTTTTATCCGGTCGGGCAAAAGAGATATGTGAGGAATTAAGGATAACCAAAATATTTGTCAGTATTAGCCATACCAAAGAACTGGCAATAGGAATGGCAATATCAACAATTTAAGAAAGGAGTGATAAATGAAAAAAATCGTATTTTTATTTGATGGACAGGGTGCGTTTAAACCCGGCATAGGCAGGGAATTGTATAATAAATATCCACAGGCAAAACAAATAATTGAACAGGGCTGTGAGGTTCTTGGTTATGACATAAAAGAATATCTATGGGGTGAAAAGGTGAGTCAGACAAGCAGCCTAACGAGTATTGCCCAGCCTGCGATTAGCCTTGTTTCACTTGCCTATGCAAACATTTTAATGGATAGAGGAATTGCGGGCGATGTGTCATTGGGACATAGTTTAGGTGAGGCAACTGCAATAGTTTATTGCGGCATAACAAATTTTACGGACGGAATCCTTATGATTAAAAAAAGAGGTGAGGTTATGGAAAAAGGTGGAAAACAGGGTGGAATGATGGCGATAATCAACCTTGACCCGAATGTTCTTGAACAGGAATGCCGCAGAGTGAGTGATGAGATTAAAGAGCCCGTGGTGATTGCAAATATAAATGCACCAAATCAGATTGTGATATCTGGTTCAAAGGCGGGGATTCAAATGGTCGCTCAATTTGCCGCAAAAAATCGTGCACGGGGAATTCCGCTTGATGTCGGGGGTGCGTGGCATAGCCCTTATCTTAAAGAAGCATCAGAGGAATTCAGCTCATTTCTCGACAAAATTGAATTCAAATCACCGCAACATAAATTTTATTCTGTAGTTGAACAAAAGCTCCTTTCGTCTGCTGGAGAAGTGAAAGATTCTCTGAAAAAACAGATGCTGGCAAGGGTTGACTGGGTTGGTGCAATAAATAATTTAAAATCATTGGGTTATGAAAATTTTCTTGAGATTGGTCCAAGTAAAATATTAAAAGATCTGGTGAACAAAATTGATCCAGCATTAAAGTGTGAGTCGGTTGCCCTTTATACCGATATAGAAACAGTTATTCAGAATTTAGGATAAAGAATGAAAATCGGACTCATTGGTTGTGGCCGTGTTGGGTTGACCTTCGCCTATTTTTTAAGAAAGAAAGATATTCTTTACGGTGTTTTTGACAAAAATAAAAATGCATTAAAGAGAGCGGTGCAGATTCTTCAGATAAAAAGGAATCCTGAATATGTAGATTTGATAAGAAACTCCAATGTTCTACTATTTGCCACACCGGATGACGAACTAATAAATGCCTATAATAAAGCAGAAAGGTATATAACTGAAACGAAACATTTATTCCATTTCAGCGGGGTATTACCAGCAGAAATATTTCCAAAAAAAAAGAAAATCTATCGGGCATCGCTCCATCCTTTTGCTTCTTTTCCAAAGGTCGTAATACCGCCGAGAAGAAATAGATATATCCTTTTTGTCCAGGGTGACAAAGAGTCAATTAAAGTCGCGCACGCTATTTTCCCTAAAAAGAATTTTAAAATGCGCAAAATAGACAAAAGGCAAAAACCGCTATATCATTTATTGGGCGTATTTTCAAGTAATTTTGTGGTTAGTTTGAGCGAGGCGATACATATATTGCTAAAGAAATTAAGGTGGAAGGACACAGAATTTGAAGAGGTCGTTCTGCCAATGATTTTTGATTCTTTCAATAATGTTAAAAAATATGGTGTAAAAATGGGGTTGACCGGCCCCCTTATTCGTGGTGATTTGAAAACGATTGAGAAACATTTAGAAACATTGAAAAAGGACCAAGAATTGTCTTACATATATCGCGCCCTTTCTTACTTAATAATAAAATATGCACCGGCTAAAACTCAAAAGCGATTAAAGGAAATTCTAAATATCAATTGACTTTTTCATAAAAAGAAATAGAATATGCTATGTTCAGAATTTTTAAGTATTTTGTTGGTCTGATTGTTATTTCATTTTTATTCTGCGCCCATAAAGGTCCGCCACTGCGCATAGACCGCATAGACCCCGGGTTAAAAAAAATTACCCCAATAAATGAGCATCAAATTCTTCTATTTTTTTCTGAAGAACTTGATACGCTTAGTATTAAACCTGAAAATTTTACAATCTATACCGAACAGGATACCTTAAAAATAATATCGGTAACTCCTGGCAATACTCCAGACCAGATCTCTTTATATACACAAAAGATGACAAAGATTGAATATTTTATAGAAGGGCGGGTTTATGATTTAGCAAAGAGGGTTGGCATTTTTAAAACAAAATTTACTGGCTCAATAAAACCTGACACAATTTCGCCTGTAATATACAGTTATTCAAAAGGATTTAAACTAAAAAATTTTTATATTGAATTCTCTGAACCGGTTGACACGACTGCTATTATATTTTATGTCTTTCCCAAGCGGAAGATGGCTAAAGACTGGTATTATATGAAAAAACTATATCTTAAACCTGAAAGTGATTCATTAAATTATGATACTACATATTATCTATTTCTCAAGGAAATAAAAGATTTGAGCGGCAATCCCGGGGCACCTTTTGTTACAACAATTACGCCCGACACCATTTATAATCCAATTTTTATAAGAGGCAGGGCGGTATTAAATGATACGTTGCTTATCAGGGGGATAGCGCTGATTGGTTATGAAAAGATTTTAGGTATAAGCATGATTGAGCGCGGTGAGTTTTTGTTTGAGGTGCGTGATAGTTTGAAATATTTGATTCAAGTCTTCGGCGAAGGGTGTTATGGTGTTGACTCGGTATCCGCATCAGATACGAATATAATCAGGGTCGCGCCTGGAGTCTTTAACCTTGATTCAATTATTAATTAGTATCTCTGCAATCGTTTTATGTATAATGCTATACCACAAAAGATTAATACAATTATTACTAAGAGTTTTCGCCATAATCTTATTATACCTTTTGATAACGAACTTCTCCATTCATTTTACAAAAACAACTGAATTATCATCCCCGGTATTACTCATGGATGTTTCGCCAAGTATGAAAAGATATTTCAGAGAAATATTATCGGAAGTTGATTCGATGAGATTAACATTCAATAAGCTTTTCTTCAGCGAGGCGGTTTATTCAGACACAATTGGTATAAAGCCAAGGTTTACCAACATTACTGGTGCATTGCGATACGCTGAAGAACTTTCCCCGTCAAGTATTATTCTGATTTCGGATGGCAATCACAATTTTGGACCTGCACCAGAAGAGATTTTTGACAATTTCAAGACGCCTGTTTATTGTTTTGCTGCAGGCAATAAATATATTAAAGACCAGTCAATTGTAGATGTATTTTATTCTGATTACACATTTCTAAATGATACGGTTAAAATTGAGGTTGTACTCGAAACAAGGGGGTTAGGTGGTAAGATCGGTAGGATTGATTTAAAAAGTGATGGGATACAAATTACGAGGGATTATAAGTTATCTGAAGAGGTGTCACGACAATCAATTGAATTTAGGGTTTTGCCCAATAAAATTGGTGAACAAAAATTTAATGTTGTTCTCAGACCTCAGGTTGATGAATCTGATTATAACAACAATGATTTTAATTTTGTAATAAAGGTATTTGAACGTAAGATTTTAGTGCTTTATTATACAGACCATCCTTCTTTCAACACACAATTTATCATAAATTTTCTTAAAAGAAATATTGATGTGGAATATGCGGAGATAATTCGTATTTCAAAAGATAAGTACCTTACTAAAGGGAGAGGTGTTAATAATGGTAATATAGATTTAAACAAGTTTGATATAATGATTATTGATAATGTTGATGGAAATTTAAATTGGGATTTAAAAGATTTTCTTAATGGTGGTAAGGGAATTCTTATTATGGGAAATATCACCGGGATGAATAATGTTTTAAACGAAATTCTACCTTTTTCGGTAACTGGTTCGCAACTTGAGGAAGAATTACGGATTAAGATTTTATTACCGTTTTCGGTACTTTCACCTAAAGAAGAATATGCACCAGTCTCAAAGATAAATCGTGCCCTGGGTGTGAAACAGAATACAACACTTATAGCCCGGGCAGGTGAATTCCCTTTGATTGGCTACCGAAAGGTTGGCAATGGCGTTGTTTTTCAAATCAATGTTTCAGAACTTGGCATATGGCATTTTACGCAAATTAATTTAAAAAATAAAGATATTTTGAATCCGTTGATTGAGGATGTTTTAAGATTTCTCTCACCTTATGGAAAAAGTGAACGGTTATTAATGAGAACAGCAAAAAATCAGTATCGGATTGGTGAACAGATAAAGATTGAATTGAAGGCATATGACCAAAATCTTCTGCCCGGCACGGGAGGCGAATTTTATATTAATTTTCAAAATAAAAAAATTCCTTTCTTTGAGGTAAAACCAGGAATATATGAAACATCCTTTTTTTCTGAGAACCCCGGCGAATTTGTTATATCTGCAATGGGCAATCTTTATAATGATACATTGAGGAGTAATAAATTAAATTTAAAGATTGTTGAAATCGAGACCGAGCCCGAGGAATTGGTCAATGAGCAATTGCTTGAAAAAATTGCATTGAAAACCAACGGCGGATATTACGATATTTCTCAATTGAAGAAATTTAATCTCATTGAAAATAAAAAAAGA
This window harbors:
- a CDS encoding ACP S-malonyltransferase, translating into MKKIVFLFDGQGAFKPGIGRELYNKYPQAKQIIEQGCEVLGYDIKEYLWGEKVSQTSSLTSIAQPAISLVSLAYANILMDRGIAGDVSLGHSLGEATAIVYCGITNFTDGILMIKKRGEVMEKGGKQGGMMAIINLDPNVLEQECRRVSDEIKEPVVIANINAPNQIVISGSKAGIQMVAQFAAKNRARGIPLDVGGAWHSPYLKEASEEFSSFLDKIEFKSPQHKFYSVVEQKLLSSAGEVKDSLKKQMLARVDWVGAINNLKSLGYENFLEIGPSKILKDLVNKIDPALKCESVALYTDIETVIQNLG
- a CDS encoding Mov34/MPN/PAD-1 family protein, encoding MKIEQFENNVQKRGIEAYLSLPAFLSIVSSAIETFKKETIGYLVGVKGENKYVVEYAIPYQTADSGFAHVTVDLKRVERVNSILRLLSEGLEYIGEFHSHTAFGETKAYTTPSGEDLLTTVPGELNIICAVNSKKRSVKWYEDKRGVLIGTVDEYRIEIGGYFVKKPTVGKKYQRVRIKCPSVTGIGAKK
- a CDS encoding DUF2520 domain-containing protein → MKIGLIGCGRVGLTFAYFLRKKDILYGVFDKNKNALKRAVQILQIKRNPEYVDLIRNSNVLLFATPDDELINAYNKAERYITETKHLFHFSGVLPAEIFPKKKKIYRASLHPFASFPKVVIPPRRNRYILFVQGDKESIKVAHAIFPKKNFKMRKIDKRQKPLYHLLGVFSSNFVVSLSEAIHILLKKLRWKDTEFEEVVLPMIFDSFNNVKKYGVKMGLTGPLIRGDLKTIEKHLETLKKDQELSYIYRALSYLIIKYAPAKTQKRLKEILNIN
- a CDS encoding MotA/TolQ/ExbB proton channel family protein; this translates as MNIFRVFIESGLAAQIIMIILVIFSIWSWALFFKKLYELALTNRRSKAFLMSYQFHKNIREMENLGHLLMDNPYGKILKDGIDEFKSLKFSSNPVNLQLAENIKLAMERTKAKEIETLESGLPILGTIVAASPFLGLLGTVWGIMESFLQIRARGSAHITVVAPGISDALITTVYGLLVAIPALIFNNLLRSRIIKLDSQLDNFISEVFAKMKKGLIETPTNPPL
- a CDS encoding biopolymer transporter ExbD — encoded protein: MKNNRNSGLIQDLNFTNLVDVALTVLVVFIITAPMMTPGIDVNLPRTDASLPHDEEGITISIKENKQVFIENEGVKPEDFESKLKKILDKKPPGVMVYLRADKDIDYGFVIEVIGRMRKAGVKDLGLVAEIPQEE
- the gltX gene encoding glutamate--tRNA ligase → MKQEIRVRIAPSPTGFFHIGSARTALYNWLFARHHNGKFILRIEDTDATRSSKEMTKVIIDSLNWLKLDWDEGPEKGGDYSPYFQSERKEIYKEYAKKLIEENKAYWCYCTPEEIERERAEFFNKKMNWQHRCREKFSQEEINRRKNTGIVPALRFVVPLDKKIIFTDIIHGEVEKESAAIEDFVIMKSDGMPTYNFACVIDDFLMKINYVIRGVEHIANTPKQILLYNAFNMPVPHFAHLPVILGKDKKKLSKRLGARSVLEYKEEGYLSDALINFLALLGWSPGGDEEIMTRERMVELFSLERINPANAIYDEAKLEWLNNHYIINRIDEKSFLTNILPFLFSTGFLTEDDYNKRKEWVDRVCLLMRPRLKVFKDIAKAKYFFTDDFEYEPEALKKYFNEKSVLLVKEFNQRLEIIKDFNAKDIEETLRDYCTNKQIKAKELIHPLRVYITGTEAGPGLFETMELIGRERCIKRITQIIEKYENRAI
- the acpS gene encoding holo-ACP synthase — protein: MEIFGIGIDLIEVARIKLAIEKHKKFVDKIFSPEELRYSERGVFRYEELAGRFAAKEAVLKSIKVGWRQGISFRNVVVLNEKSGAPYVVLSGRAKEICEELRITKIFVSISHTKELAIGMAISTI
- the ybgF gene encoding tol-pal system protein YbgF; this translates as MEEHEVSGNIRGNQGNLRFLSLITPFKPWLIILPSIYLCCFGCLSRTRFNNFNWQMDSLRYYTAKFDSILQQQSKEMSQLRTDYYTKSEELAEKLEMLNTRLSEQESQLTQINERLSRGKKVSADSEDVSSVSPEARLIYESAYHNYVKGNYNEAITGFRSYLKVAPDSPLSDNAMYWIGECYYSLGKRQDAVDTFNELINKYPQSNKRPTALYKIGIIYEEAKDTKTAKTYFERVIQEFPNAPEASLAKERLKK
- the msrA gene encoding peptide-methionine (S)-S-oxide reductase MsrA; this encodes MKMKKAYFAGGCFWGVEYYFDKKEGVVSAVSGYMGGSLQNPNYQDVKTGKTGHYETVEVTYDPEKVSYEELAKLFFEIHDPTQPDGQGPDIGEQYKSVIFYNDEEEKKIAEKLIGILRTKGYNVVTKILPASKFYKAEDYHQDYYEKKGQQPVCHIYKKRF
- a CDS encoding zinc-dependent alcohol dehydrogenase family protein, with protein sequence MKAMVLEKQDLIENRPLILKKLPVPEPKDNEIRLKINVCGVCRTDLHIVEGELPAHKMPVIIGHQIVGRVDKLGKEAKNYKLGDRLGIPWLYKTCGKCKYCKSERENLCDNPKFTGYDADGGFAEYVIIEEDFAYPLPENYNDKEVAPLLCAGVIGYQAFKATGLKNSGKLGLFGFGSSAHILLQVCNHLGIETYVVSRTEKELKLAERLGARWTGRIDDEMGILLDAVIVFAPSGELLVKALKKIDKGGIVVSAGIYTTPLPGFDYSHIYPEKTLTSVAHTSRENVREFLNLVGKFKIRTEINEYKLEDANQALLNIKYSKVSGSSVLIIQ
- a CDS encoding TonB family protein, which translates into the protein MNRFTLLSILLHLLLFGTIALSSRNTFKSIPKMEVYKVSLAPLPQPKVAGIPEPPAEPPPTIKEPEKKVEEKKPPEEKKAVTTKDSKGTKESKPTKETKKKGLPDGLPDIRPQIYTGSGRGFTYSYYLNILLNKIAQNWNNPYRDKDVILKSIVYFEVDKNGVISNIRVEEDSGDEIYNESTIRAVALTKKLPPLPEEFSDDYLKVHLEFLTAR
- a CDS encoding OmpA family protein, whose protein sequence is MKGGIMRYIKLTIPIILIAVVFFGCPKKQVVKPVEPAPEETTVVVPQETTVVETRPQLVLERIFFDFDKSDIRQDAAETLKKNAEMLKIYPEVKVIIEGHCCEIGTAEYNMALGERRAKSARDYLIMLGIASDRLSTVSYGEERPLDPKVLERNRRCEFVIMK